A single Pseudomonas sp. DC1.2 DNA region contains:
- a CDS encoding Shufflon-specific DNA recombinase, giving the protein MATIRNRGEYQWEAQIRRKGYPAQRKTFETKADAQAWARMIESEIDRGIFVSRVEAERTAFHQLIDRYISEIAPKHKGAYSEIKRLEALKRHPLATRIVATLTSSDFARYRDERLKIRKGNTVKRELALFQCVIEVARREWGIHLAENPVRMVSRPSYNDERSRRLDPVEEQYMLSALQCQERRADGIRVSYRCILIP; this is encoded by the coding sequence ATGGCAACAATCAGGAATCGCGGCGAGTATCAGTGGGAAGCGCAAATCCGCCGTAAGGGCTATCCAGCCCAACGAAAAACCTTCGAAACCAAAGCAGATGCCCAAGCCTGGGCGCGCATGATCGAAAGCGAAATCGACCGAGGCATCTTTGTCTCTCGCGTCGAGGCCGAACGTACCGCCTTTCATCAACTCATTGATCGTTACATCTCCGAGATCGCTCCAAAGCACAAAGGCGCCTATTCGGAAATCAAACGCCTGGAAGCCCTCAAGCGTCATCCACTGGCTACGCGCATCGTCGCAACACTCACCTCATCCGACTTCGCCCGCTACCGTGACGAACGCCTGAAGATCCGCAAGGGCAACACGGTCAAGCGTGAGCTGGCTTTGTTTCAATGCGTGATTGAGGTCGCTCGCCGAGAATGGGGAATTCATCTCGCCGAGAATCCGGTGCGGATGGTCAGCCGCCCAAGCTACAACGACGAGCGCTCGCGACGCCTGGATCCGGTTGAAGAGCAATACATGCTCAGTGCACTGCAGTGCCAAGAGCGGCGCGCCGACGGTATCCGCGTGAGTTACCGATGCATCCTTATCCCATAA
- a CDS encoding sensor domain-containing diguanylate cyclase yields MVNKNLQDSSPEQWPEAAQTLMALMHAQGEVARLSEREQLFSSLLVSVNAVLWAFNWETQQVLYVSPAYERIFGRSAGGLLADYNEWRDSIYPDDLDYAERSLAQVLDKGAVEDREYRIIAADGQVRWLSDKCFINRQAEPGQPVIIVGIAEDITDKKHMEAELQRLATTDALTQSSNRRHFFECAHREFAQARLQGTPLAFLLLDIDDFKVINDTYGHQEGDTVLQRIAESGRAVLRRGDLFGRIGGEEFAAVFPGCAPDMAMQVAERLQREIQRLSFTHDDQTYGITVSQGLTRLTDEDDSIDTLFARADAAMYQAKRQGKNRIISG; encoded by the coding sequence ATGGTCAATAAAAACCTACAAGACTCATCCCCCGAGCAATGGCCCGAAGCCGCGCAAACCCTCATGGCGCTGATGCACGCACAGGGCGAAGTAGCGCGCCTGAGCGAGCGCGAGCAATTGTTCAGCTCCTTGCTCGTGAGCGTCAACGCGGTGCTGTGGGCTTTCAATTGGGAAACCCAGCAGGTGCTTTACGTCAGCCCGGCATACGAACGGATTTTCGGCCGCTCCGCAGGTGGACTGCTGGCCGACTACAACGAGTGGCGCGACAGCATTTACCCTGACGATCTCGACTATGCCGAGCGCAGCCTGGCGCAAGTGCTGGATAAGGGCGCTGTCGAAGATCGCGAATACCGCATCATTGCTGCCGACGGTCAGGTGCGCTGGCTCAGCGATAAATGCTTTATCAATCGCCAGGCAGAACCGGGGCAACCGGTGATCATCGTCGGCATTGCTGAAGACATCACCGACAAAAAACACATGGAAGCCGAGCTGCAACGCCTGGCCACCACCGACGCGCTGACCCAAAGCAGCAACCGCCGACATTTCTTCGAATGCGCCCATCGCGAATTCGCACAGGCGCGGCTGCAAGGCACGCCACTGGCGTTCCTGCTGCTGGACATCGATGACTTCAAGGTGATCAACGACACATATGGCCATCAGGAAGGCGACACCGTACTGCAACGGATCGCAGAAAGCGGGCGCGCGGTCTTGCGCCGGGGTGACCTGTTTGGACGCATTGGGGGCGAGGAGTTCGCGGCAGTGTTCCCTGGGTGTGCGCCAGACATGGCCATGCAAGTGGCCGAGCGGCTGCAACGGGAAATCCAGCGATTGAGCTTCACCCATGACGACCAGACGTATGGCATCACCGTCAGCCAGGGCCTGACCCGGCTCACCGATGAGGACGACAGCATCGACACCCTGTTCGCCCGCGCGGATGCTGCGATGTACCAAGCCAAGCGGCAGGGCAAGAACCGCATCATCTCTGGCTAA
- the gabD gene encoding NADP-dependent succinate-semialdehyde dehydrogenase codes for MQLKDTQLFRQQAFIDGAWVDADNGQTIKVNNPATGEILGTVPKMGAAETRRAIEAADKALPAWRALTAKDRANKLRRWFELIIENQDDLARLMTLEQGKPLAEAKGEIVYAASFIEWFAEEAKRVYGDVIPGHQPDKRLIVIKQPIGVTAAITPWNFPAAMITRKAGPALAAGCTMVLKPASQTPFSAFALAELAQRAGIPKGVFSVVSGSAGDIGSELTSNPIVRKLSFTGSTEIGRQLMAECAKDIKKVSLELGGNAPFIVFDDADLDKAVEGAIISKYRNNGQTCVCANRLYIQDSVYDAFAEKLKVAVAKLKIGNGLEEGTTTGPLIDEKAVAKVKEHIADALSKGATLLAGGKSMEGNFFEPTILINVPKNAAVAKEETFGPLAPLFRFKDEAEVIAMSNDTEFGLASYFYARDLGRVFRVAEALEYGMVGVNTGLISNEVAPFGGIKASGLGREGSKYGIEDYLEIKYLCLGI; via the coding sequence ATGCAGCTTAAAGACACCCAGTTGTTCCGCCAACAAGCCTTCATCGATGGCGCTTGGGTCGATGCGGACAACGGTCAGACGATCAAGGTCAACAACCCGGCAACGGGCGAAATTCTGGGCACTGTGCCGAAAATGGGCGCTGCCGAAACCCGTCGTGCCATCGAAGCTGCTGACAAAGCGCTGCCAGCCTGGCGTGCTCTGACCGCCAAGGACCGTGCGAACAAGTTGCGTCGCTGGTTTGAGCTGATTATCGAGAACCAAGACGACTTGGCTCGCCTGATGACTCTCGAACAGGGCAAGCCATTGGCCGAGGCCAAGGGCGAAATCGTTTATGCCGCGTCCTTTATCGAGTGGTTTGCCGAAGAAGCCAAGCGTGTCTACGGTGACGTGATTCCGGGTCACCAACCAGATAAGCGCCTGATCGTGATCAAGCAGCCCATCGGCGTGACTGCCGCGATCACTCCGTGGAACTTCCCGGCTGCGATGATCACCCGTAAAGCCGGCCCGGCCTTGGCCGCCGGTTGCACCATGGTGCTCAAGCCTGCTTCGCAAACTCCGTTTTCCGCATTCGCTCTGGCTGAACTGGCTCAGCGTGCCGGCATTCCAAAGGGTGTGTTCAGTGTGGTGTCCGGCAGTGCTGGCGACATCGGCAGTGAGCTGACCAGCAATCCGATTGTGCGCAAGCTCTCCTTCACCGGTTCGACTGAGATCGGTCGCCAGCTGATGGCTGAATGCGCCAAGGACATCAAGAAAGTCTCGCTGGAACTGGGCGGTAACGCGCCGTTTATTGTGTTCGACGACGCGGACCTGGATAAGGCCGTCGAAGGCGCGATCATCTCCAAATACCGTAACAACGGCCAGACCTGCGTCTGCGCCAACCGTTTGTACATTCAGGATTCGGTCTACGACGCGTTTGCTGAGAAGCTGAAAGTGGCGGTGGCCAAACTCAAAATCGGTAACGGCCTGGAAGAAGGCACTACCACTGGCCCGTTGATCGACGAAAAAGCGGTGGCCAAGGTCAAGGAACACATTGCGGATGCGCTGAGCAAAGGCGCGACCCTGCTGGCTGGCGGAAAGAGCATGGAAGGCAACTTCTTCGAGCCGACCATCCTGATCAACGTGCCGAAGAACGCGGCGGTGGCCAAGGAAGAAACCTTCGGCCCATTGGCGCCACTGTTCCGCTTCAAAGACGAAGCTGAAGTGATCGCGATGTCCAACGACACCGAGTTCGGCCTGGCCTCGTATTTTTACGCTCGTGATCTGGGCCGTGTGTTCCGTGTGGCTGAAGCCCTGGAATACGGCATGGTGGGCGTCAACACGGGCTTGATTTCCAACGAAGTCGCGCCGTTCGGCGGTATCAAGGCGTCGGGCCTGGGCCGTGAAGGCTCCAAGTACGGCATCGAAGATTACCTGGAAATCAAATACCTCTGCCTGGGCATCTAA
- the desA gene encoding delta-9 fatty acid desaturase DesA, producing MWYEGFLGLSPWSLVAVTLLMTHVTIIGVTVYLHRYSAHRSLELNAGLKHFFRFWLWLTTAQNTREWTAIHRKHHAKCETVDDPHSPVIKGLSTVLRKGAELYRTEAENPETLRIYGKNCPEDWIERNLYSRYPLLGVAIMGVIDLLLFGTIGITIWAIQMMWIPVWAAGVVNGLGHAIGYRNFECRDAATNLVPWGILIGGEELHNNHHTYPNSAKLSVKKWEFDLGWAWIQVFSFLRLAKVQRVAPIAHRVEGKGNLDMDTAMAILNNRFQIMAQYRKLVIAPLVKQELEKVDHSVRHQFHRAKRLLSRETSLLDDKHHIRIQNMLEHSQALKVIYEKRLALQQIWVKTSSNGHDMLAAIKEWVHEAEASGIQSLRDFANQLKTYSLRPGAV from the coding sequence ATGTGGTACGAAGGTTTTCTTGGCTTGTCACCCTGGTCTCTGGTGGCCGTCACCCTGCTGATGACACACGTCACGATCATCGGCGTCACGGTCTATCTGCACCGTTATTCAGCCCATCGCTCGCTTGAGCTCAATGCGGGCCTGAAACATTTTTTCCGCTTCTGGCTGTGGCTGACCACGGCACAGAACACGCGCGAGTGGACCGCCATCCACCGCAAGCATCACGCCAAATGCGAAACCGTCGATGACCCGCACAGCCCGGTCATCAAGGGCCTCTCCACGGTTCTACGCAAAGGTGCCGAGTTGTACCGCACCGAAGCGGAAAACCCCGAGACCCTGCGCATCTACGGCAAGAACTGCCCCGAAGACTGGATCGAGCGTAACCTATACAGCCGTTACCCGCTGCTGGGCGTAGCGATCATGGGCGTCATCGATCTGCTGCTGTTCGGCACCATCGGCATCACCATCTGGGCCATCCAGATGATGTGGATTCCGGTCTGGGCTGCCGGCGTGGTCAATGGCTTGGGGCATGCCATCGGCTACCGCAACTTCGAATGCCGCGATGCGGCAACCAATCTGGTGCCTTGGGGCATCCTGATCGGCGGCGAAGAACTGCACAACAACCATCACACCTACCCTAACTCCGCCAAGCTGTCGGTGAAGAAGTGGGAGTTCGATCTCGGCTGGGCCTGGATCCAGGTCTTCAGTTTCTTGCGCCTGGCGAAGGTCCAGCGGGTTGCGCCAATCGCCCACCGGGTGGAAGGCAAAGGTAACCTGGACATGGACACTGCCATGGCGATCCTGAATAACCGTTTCCAGATCATGGCCCAGTACCGCAAATTGGTGATCGCTCCGCTGGTCAAGCAGGAGCTGGAAAAAGTCGATCACTCGGTTCGTCACCAGTTCCACCGGGCCAAGCGTTTGCTGTCCCGAGAAACCAGCTTGCTGGATGACAAGCATCACATCCGTATCCAGAACATGCTCGAGCACAGCCAGGCGCTGAAAGTGATTTACGAGAAACGCCTGGCCTTGCAGCAGATCTGGGTCAAGACCAGCTCAAACGGTCATGACATGCTGGCCGCCATCAAGGAATGGGTACATGAAGCCGAGGCCAGCGGGATTCAATCGCTGCGCGACTTCGCCAACCAGTTGAAAACCTACTCGCTGCGCCCCGGCGCAGTCTGA
- a CDS encoding HDOD domain-containing protein: MIAVVLPAVPRVLIAEADPWSRDLLQQVLLNVRCDARLDLCADGQQALELLAQVPYDLVIADWELPGVDGLNVLRSVRQRKRNPPLPFILMSSRNDSASVREALPLAPTAYLTKPLNMESLTQRLQDLLLNAGEEVSCVVPTLAPGMTLSVYLERRRELADGAPLMTDVQVAVKRSLNPNGLDLTLLKDELRTDPQVTAVLIAAANSASQHNGAAVQTLAQALQRLGTGQSMNLILGLTLKRSARLSDPCLADYAERYWSLSLHTAEYARTLARLLDLDQDRCYCAGMLHRLGDLALLRCLQEWKQAGGKLDEWEEVGEALAEFGSGYGSALRTRWRLPLELRELIAAVYQLGGGVYSREALVMSIAGQLARLTEHEGIEELAKSRTARLLKIGLPELMRLRKK; encoded by the coding sequence ATGATCGCCGTGGTTTTACCTGCTGTACCGCGTGTGCTGATTGCCGAGGCGGACCCTTGGTCACGCGATTTGCTCCAGCAAGTTTTGTTGAATGTGCGTTGCGACGCACGGCTGGACCTGTGTGCCGATGGCCAACAGGCGCTGGAACTGCTGGCGCAGGTACCCTATGACCTGGTGATCGCTGACTGGGAGTTGCCCGGCGTCGATGGCCTGAATGTCTTGCGCAGTGTTCGTCAACGCAAGCGTAATCCTCCGCTGCCGTTCATTCTGATGAGCAGCCGCAATGACAGCGCCAGCGTGCGCGAAGCGTTGCCCCTGGCCCCCACGGCCTACCTGACCAAACCCTTGAACATGGAAAGCCTGACCCAGCGCTTACAGGATTTGTTGCTGAACGCTGGTGAAGAAGTGTCGTGTGTGGTGCCGACGCTGGCGCCGGGCATGACGTTGTCGGTTTACCTGGAGCGTCGTCGAGAGCTGGCGGATGGAGCGCCATTGATGACGGATGTGCAGGTGGCGGTCAAACGCAGCCTTAACCCCAATGGCCTCGACCTGACGCTGCTGAAGGACGAGCTTCGTACCGATCCGCAGGTTACCGCTGTTCTGATCGCGGCGGCTAACAGTGCTTCCCAGCACAATGGTGCTGCCGTGCAAACCCTGGCGCAGGCGCTGCAACGCCTCGGCACCGGGCAAAGCATGAATCTGATTCTTGGTCTTACGCTCAAGCGTAGCGCCCGACTCAGTGACCCGTGCCTGGCCGACTATGCCGAGCGTTACTGGAGTCTGTCGCTGCACACCGCTGAGTACGCCCGAACCCTGGCACGCTTGCTCGACCTGGATCAGGATCGCTGCTATTGCGCCGGCATGCTTCATCGCCTCGGCGACTTGGCGTTACTGCGCTGCTTACAGGAATGGAAGCAAGCGGGCGGCAAGCTGGATGAGTGGGAAGAGGTTGGCGAAGCGCTGGCCGAGTTCGGATCGGGCTATGGTTCGGCACTAAGAACCCGCTGGCGCTTGCCGCTGGAGCTACGAGAGCTGATTGCGGCGGTTTACCAGCTTGGCGGTGGGGTTTACTCGCGCGAGGCCCTGGTGATGAGTATCGCGGGGCAATTAGCGCGGCTGACCGAGCATGAGGGCATTGAAGAGTTGGCCAAGAGCCGAACAGCACGGTTGCTCAAGATTGGCTTGCCGGAACTGATGCGCTTGCGCAAAAAGTAA
- the gabT gene encoding 4-aminobutyrate--2-oxoglutarate transaminase — protein sequence MSKTNASLMKRREAAVPRGVGQIHPIFAESAKNATVTDVEGREFIDFAGGIAVLNTGHLHPKIIAAVTAQLNKLTHTCFQVLAYEPYVELCEKVNAKVPGDFAKKTLLVTTGSEAVENAVKIARAATGRAGVIAFTGAYHGRTMMTLGLTGKVVPYSAGMGLMPGGIFRALYPNELHGVSIDDSIASIERIFKNDAEPRDIAAIIIEPVQGEGGFYVAPKAFMKRLRELCDQHGILLIADEVQTGAGRTGTFFAMEQMGVAADLTTFAKSIAGGFPLAGVCGKAEYMDAIAPGGLGGTYAGSPIACAAALAVMEVFEEEHLLDRCKAVGERLVTGLKAIQAKYPVIGEVRALGAMIAVELFVDGDSHKPNAAAVAAVVAKARDKGLILLSCGTYGNVLRVLVPLTSPDEQLDKGLAIIEECFSEL from the coding sequence ATGAGCAAGACTAACGCTTCTTTGATGAAACGCCGCGAAGCCGCTGTACCACGTGGTGTTGGCCAGATTCACCCGATCTTCGCCGAGTCCGCGAAGAACGCTACGGTAACTGACGTTGAAGGTCGCGAGTTCATCGACTTCGCCGGCGGTATCGCCGTGCTGAACACGGGTCACCTGCACCCGAAAATCATCGCCGCCGTGACCGCGCAGTTAAACAAGCTGACCCACACCTGCTTCCAAGTCTTGGCGTATGAACCTTACGTTGAGCTGTGCGAGAAAGTGAACGCCAAGGTGCCAGGTGATTTCGCCAAGAAAACGCTGCTGGTCACCACCGGCTCCGAAGCTGTTGAAAATGCTGTGAAAATCGCCCGTGCAGCCACTGGCCGTGCCGGCGTGATTGCGTTCACCGGCGCCTATCACGGTCGTACCATGATGACGTTGGGCCTGACCGGTAAAGTCGTGCCTTACTCGGCCGGCATGGGCCTGATGCCCGGCGGCATTTTCCGTGCGCTGTACCCGAACGAACTGCATGGCGTGAGCATCGACGATTCGATCGCCAGCATCGAGCGCATTTTCAAGAACGACGCCGAACCGCGTGACATCGCCGCAATCATCATCGAACCGGTTCAGGGTGAAGGCGGTTTCTACGTCGCGCCTAAAGCGTTCATGAAGCGTCTGCGCGAGCTGTGTGACCAGCACGGCATTCTGTTAATCGCTGACGAAGTACAGACCGGCGCAGGCCGTACCGGTACATTCTTCGCCATGGAGCAGATGGGCGTTGCGGCCGACCTGACCACCTTCGCCAAATCCATCGCTGGCGGCTTCCCGTTGGCCGGTGTCTGCGGTAAAGCTGAATACATGGACGCCATTGCGCCAGGTGGCCTGGGCGGGACTTACGCGGGTAGCCCGATTGCTTGCGCGGCAGCGCTGGCCGTTATGGAAGTATTTGAAGAAGAGCACTTGCTGGACCGCTGCAAGGCTGTCGGCGAGCGCTTGGTGACTGGCCTCAAGGCTATTCAGGCCAAGTACCCGGTGATCGGTGAAGTCCGTGCCCTGGGCGCGATGATCGCGGTCGAGCTGTTCGTCGACGGCGACAGCCACAAGCCAAACGCTGCAGCAGTTGCAGCGGTGGTGGCCAAGGCTCGTGACAAGGGTCTGATCCTGCTGTCGTGCGGTACTTATGGCAACGTTCTACGCGTGCTGGTGCCGCTGACTTCGCCGGACGAGCAACTGGATAAAGGTCTGGCGATCATCGAAGAGTGCTTCTCCGAGCTCTGA